A region of the Acidobacteriota bacterium genome:
TTTATTTCGCCTCGTTCTTCCAGACCTTGCCATCTTTCATCACGAAGCGGACGTCTTTCATCACGCTGATATCGCGCGTGGGATCACCGGCGATGGCGATCACGTCGGCATAAGCTCCGGGCGCGACCGTGCCGATCTGCCCGGTCATCTCCAACATCTCGGCCGGACGCGAGGTCGCCGAGACCAGAGCGTCAAGCGGCGACATCCCGAGCGCGACCATGCGCGGAAACTCCTGCGCGATCGGGTCGGACCACGAGAAGCCGCCCACGTCGGTGCCGAAAACGATCTTCACGCCCGCTTTGAGCGCCTTCTGGAAACTCGGGCCGTGCACGGCGACGCGTTTGCGGTCGCGCTTGCCGGCAGGAGTGTTCTCCGGCGCCCACCCGCCGTAGTAGACGGAGAGCGTGGGGCAATACCAAGTCCCCTGGCGAAGCATCTGCGCGACGTTGGCGTCGGTGAGCTCGAGGCCGTGCTCGATGGAATCGCACTTGGCGTCGAGCGCGCGCTGCAATCCAACGCCGTTGTACGCGTGGCACGCGACCTTCTTGCCCCAGCCGTGCGTCTCGTCCACGATGGCATTGATCTCTTCGAGCGTGAGTGTGGGTTGGGAAAAGAGGTTGCCGTCGCGGTCGAGCCACGACCGATGCGTCATGTAGACCTTGATCCAGTCAGCGCCATTATCGAGCTGCTCGCGCGCGGCTTTGCGCGCTTCGATAGGGCCATCGATGAGCTGCGCGCCCTTGGGCAGGTCGGGCTGGATCTCCGGCGCGTAACCCTCGAGGGGATAGCCGCCGCTCGTCGAGATGGCGCGCGTGGAAGCGAAGATGCGCGGGCCCGGGATGTATCCCTTCTCCACGGCGCGCTTCAACCCGACGTCCCCATAGCCGGCGCCCTCGGTCTCCACATCGCGGATGGTGGTGAACCCCTGGTCGAGCGCACGGCGCAGCGCCATGGTCGCGCGCGCGGCGCGATAGGAGATGCCGCCGAAGAGGAGATTCCCGTCGTAGCCACCCTCGACCGGATCCTCGCCCTGGAGAAAGATGTGGGTGTGCGACTCGACCAGTCCGGGCAGCACCATCACGTCAGGCCCCAAGGTGATGCGTGTGGTGGCAGTCTT
Encoded here:
- a CDS encoding amidohydrolase family protein, which encodes MRRLLLLLIILGAILGTATAARAQASVEVAPLTVITAANLFDGKQVTHNRAILIRGNKIVAVTGPDNADAKTATTRITLGPDVMVLPGLVESHTHIFLQGEDPVEGGYDGNLLFGGISYRAARATMALRRALDQGFTTIRDVETEGAGYGDVGLKRAVEKGYIPGPRIFASTRAISTSGGYPLEGYAPEIQPDLPKGAQLIDGPIEARKAAREQLDNGADWIKVYMTHRSWLDRDGNLFSQPTLTLEEINAIVDETHGWGKKVACHAYNGVGLQRALDAKCDSIEHGLELTDANVAQMLRQGTWYCPTLSVYYGGWAPENTPAGKRDRKRVAVHGPSFQKALKAGVKIVFGTDVGGFSWSDPIAQEFPRMVALGMSPLDALVSATSRPAEMLEMTGQIGTVAPGAYADVIAIAGDPTRDISVMKDVRFVMKDGKVWKNEAK